One genomic window of Chrysiogenes arsenatis DSM 11915 includes the following:
- the dnaX gene encoding DNA polymerase III subunit gamma/tau, which yields MSYVVYARKYRPKKFADVVGQQHICRTLLNAIRQDRLPHALVFNGPRGVGKTSTARILAKSLNCLEQHEGEPCGVCRHCEAIDSGAFLDVVEMDAASSRGIDAMKAMIEEVHFTPVHGSWKVYIIDEFHMLTKEAFNAFLKTLEEPPPHTVFILATTDLHKVNPTILSRCQRHDFRRIGMSDMVEALAQILRTENIPFEPQALEIIVRNSEGCMRDAESLLDRIVSYADGELKADEVASLLGTTSLQTVLQFFELLRQRDISGLLALLESLDASGIDIRNLTRQLLEGCRHVSLAIQGIYPHDCDESALAMLRQLADSDPRVLDMVYAILRECFIQLSNTPFPRYDLEFALIRAAHIVPGVAVDALLSLLQGEVVPPVEVASRGAMPEKKTLAPAVCESSVIAKPAPKAVPESVGLQQRLAEEVMQFDPPLGGMLRNVKLVAGASAGSFTLMVAEAQRSIFRTEKMYRLEQVLGQIVGGAVTIALQADQSEHRETLATHERRMEEDRNEELRQEIEAHPLAKELMRTLNGTLVSFKVLDVQNKT from the coding sequence ATGTCCTACGTTGTCTACGCCCGCAAGTATCGTCCGAAAAAATTTGCCGATGTCGTCGGGCAGCAGCATATCTGCCGCACGTTGCTCAATGCCATTCGTCAGGATCGCTTGCCGCATGCCTTGGTTTTTAACGGGCCGCGCGGTGTTGGCAAGACATCGACGGCGCGGATTCTTGCAAAAAGCTTGAACTGTCTTGAGCAGCACGAAGGTGAGCCGTGCGGTGTGTGTCGCCACTGCGAGGCGATTGATAGTGGGGCGTTTCTTGATGTGGTCGAGATGGACGCGGCGTCGAGCCGTGGTATCGACGCCATGAAGGCGATGATCGAAGAGGTTCATTTTACGCCTGTTCATGGTAGTTGGAAGGTTTATATCATCGACGAATTTCACATGCTTACAAAAGAGGCCTTTAACGCGTTTTTGAAAACGCTGGAAGAGCCCCCGCCACATACGGTTTTTATCTTGGCTACTACAGATCTCCACAAAGTTAACCCTACAATTCTTTCGCGTTGCCAGCGTCATGATTTTCGCCGTATTGGCATGAGTGACATGGTTGAGGCCTTGGCGCAAATTTTGCGTACCGAAAATATTCCATTCGAGCCACAGGCGCTGGAAATCATTGTACGCAACTCGGAAGGGTGCATGCGTGATGCTGAGTCGTTGCTGGATCGGATTGTCAGCTATGCTGATGGAGAGCTGAAGGCGGACGAAGTGGCGAGCCTGCTGGGAACGACGTCGTTACAGACGGTGTTGCAGTTTTTTGAGCTGTTGCGGCAGCGCGATATTTCCGGTTTGCTCGCCCTACTGGAATCGCTGGATGCCAGCGGAATTGATATCCGCAATCTGACGCGTCAGTTGCTGGAAGGGTGCCGCCACGTGAGTTTAGCTATACAAGGGATTTATCCGCATGATTGCGATGAGTCGGCACTGGCAATGTTGCGCCAGTTGGCGGATTCTGATCCACGGGTGTTGGACATGGTATACGCGATCCTGCGCGAGTGCTTCATTCAGCTTAGTAATACCCCGTTTCCGCGATACGATTTAGAGTTTGCGCTGATCCGCGCGGCACATATTGTTCCCGGAGTGGCGGTTGACGCCCTGTTATCGTTGCTGCAAGGCGAGGTGGTGCCACCAGTGGAAGTGGCTTCACGCGGTGCCATGCCGGAAAAAAAAACTCTAGCACCAGCAGTTTGTGAGTCGAGTGTAATAGCTAAACCGGCTCCTAAGGCTGTTCCGGAAAGTGTTGGTTTGCAGCAGCGGCTGGCAGAAGAAGTAATGCAGTTCGACCCGCCGCTGGGCGGGATGCTCCGTAACGTGAAGTTAGTTGCGGGGGCGAGTGCGGGGAGTTTTACGCTTATGGTGGCCGAAGCTCAGCGTTCAATTTTTCGTACTGAAAAGATGTATCGCTTGGAGCAGGTGCTTGGGCAGATAGTTGGCGGGGCGGTAACTATTGCACTTCAGGCGGATCAGAGTGAACATCGTGAAACATTGGCCACGCATGAGCGGCGCATGGAGGAAGACCGTAATGAGGAATTGCGTCAGGAAATTGAGGCACACCCGCTGGCCAAAGAGCTTATGCGTACGTTGAACGGCACTTTAGTGTCTTTCAAGGTGCTTGATGTGCAAAATAAAACATAA
- a CDS encoding YbaB/EbfC family nucleoid-associated protein yields MAKGFGGMNNMQGILKQAQAMQEKMARMQEEAESKTVEVAVGGGMVKVVANGKNRIISLKIAPEIIDPEDPEMLQDLVISAVNEAQEKVQQMVQDEMSKITGGMKIPGFM; encoded by the coding sequence ATGGCAAAAGGTTTCGGTGGCATGAATAACATGCAGGGTATTTTAAAGCAGGCGCAAGCTATGCAGGAAAAAATGGCGCGGATGCAAGAAGAGGCAGAGAGTAAGACGGTCGAAGTTGCTGTTGGTGGCGGTATGGTTAAAGTCGTCGCGAATGGAAAAAATCGTATTATTTCGCTGAAAATCGCTCCCGAAATCATTGATCCGGAAGATCCCGAAATGTTGCAGGATTTGGTTATTTCGGCGGTGAATGAAGCTCAGGAAAAAGTGCAGCAGATGGTGCAGGATGAAATGAGCAAAATCACTGGCGGGATGAAAATTCCAGGATTTATGTGA
- a CDS encoding toprim domain-containing protein — translation MYPLLVQRLALSLVALPGVGKRSGLRYAREIALWSSQQRQELLLQLQAMESGLAPCPECHGLMEQQRCPLCHSVQRDLRVLCVVESYADVVAIEEAGCYRGHYHILGGAVSPMENRRWEDLYGADVAEHVYRLRADRLVVATSNTPEGNITARMVQDAVIQSRSDLPIYFLGQQLLSGVRVENLSGEMLKLAFENVEIEHERKSKEIVSL, via the coding sequence ATGTATCCGCTGCTGGTGCAGCGACTTGCCTTGTCGCTTGTGGCCTTGCCTGGGGTGGGGAAGCGCAGTGGTTTGCGGTATGCGCGCGAAATTGCCTTGTGGAGTTCGCAGCAGCGTCAGGAACTTCTTCTGCAGTTGCAGGCAATGGAGTCCGGCCTGGCTCCGTGTCCTGAATGTCATGGGCTTATGGAGCAGCAACGATGCCCACTGTGTCATTCTGTGCAGCGCGACTTGCGGGTTTTGTGCGTCGTGGAAAGCTATGCTGATGTGGTCGCTATTGAGGAAGCTGGTTGCTATCGTGGCCACTATCACATTCTTGGCGGCGCGGTCAGTCCGATGGAAAATCGGCGCTGGGAGGATTTGTATGGTGCCGATGTTGCCGAGCATGTTTATCGGCTGCGAGCAGATCGTTTGGTGGTGGCAACCAGTAATACTCCGGAGGGAAATATTACGGCGCGAATGGTACAAGACGCTGTTATACAATCGCGGTCTGATCTGCCAATTTATTTCCTTGGTCAACAGCTCTTGTCAGGCGTTAGAGTTGAAAACCTCTCTGGTGAAATGCTGAAATTAGCCTTTGAAAATGTCGAAATTGAGCATGAACGGAAAAGCAAAGAGATCGTCTCTTTGTGA
- a CDS encoding 2-oxoacid:acceptor oxidoreductase family protein translates to MSQNFTLPYSDELGFCNIKLSAIGGDGANMAGKILFKIAVEELGLDGAFDAKYGSEKKGTPTDVSVKICELGNVIRESGPTEIPHILGIFREQLIRPLSLIQGLQENASVVVNTSKTPDEIRDILQLHSGTIICVDAMAIATETDSRLNMPMICGIAHAVGITDATMEKAIKKTWPNPKATASNIAAYEKTIKSMVVKKFAADGKFPLVPGRWTYETPIGWKNQNKGGYMESRLFSLHPKDNRITRQGMIPLFNEEACIHCAKCIYTCADPGSIIFADAKMQGFNYGYCKGCMRCVAVCPETKKGKALSSALEVEHAALVEEKTWF, encoded by the coding sequence ATGAGTCAGAATTTCACCCTCCCCTACTCCGACGAGCTGGGGTTCTGTAACATTAAGTTGTCCGCTATTGGTGGCGACGGCGCCAACATGGCAGGAAAAATCCTGTTCAAGATTGCTGTTGAAGAGCTCGGATTAGATGGCGCGTTTGACGCCAAATACGGTTCAGAAAAAAAAGGAACCCCGACCGATGTGAGCGTTAAGATCTGTGAACTCGGAAATGTCATCCGCGAAAGCGGCCCGACAGAAATCCCGCACATCCTCGGTATCTTCCGCGAGCAGCTTATCCGTCCCCTTAGCCTGATTCAAGGGCTGCAGGAAAATGCTTCTGTTGTTGTAAACACGTCAAAAACTCCAGACGAAATCCGTGATATTTTGCAATTGCATAGCGGAACTATTATCTGTGTTGATGCGATGGCAATTGCTACGGAAACCGATTCGCGTCTCAATATGCCGATGATCTGCGGTATCGCGCATGCGGTTGGCATTACCGACGCAACGATGGAGAAAGCCATTAAGAAAACGTGGCCGAATCCGAAGGCGACCGCTTCAAACATTGCGGCGTACGAAAAAACCATTAAGTCAATGGTCGTAAAAAAATTTGCTGCTGATGGCAAGTTCCCTTTAGTTCCAGGTCGTTGGACGTATGAAACGCCAATCGGCTGGAAGAACCAGAACAAGGGCGGCTACATGGAATCTCGCCTGTTCTCCCTCCACCCCAAAGACAACAGAATTACCCGTCAAGGGATGATTCCGCTCTTCAACGAAGAGGCGTGTATTCACTGCGCCAAATGTATCTACACGTGTGCTGACCCTGGCTCAATCATCTTTGCTGACGCAAAAATGCAAGGCTTTAACTATGGATACTGCAAAGGGTGCATGCGCTGCGTTGCAGTATGTCCGGAAACGAAAAAAGGGAAGGCTCTTTCGAGCGCTCTTGAAGTTGAACACGCCGCACTCGTTGAAGAAAAAACCTGGTTTTAA
- a CDS encoding thiamine pyrophosphate-dependent enzyme, producing MSAIKKIEQVPAVLNGNQAVAEAIIHVGFEFEGYYPITPSSDAGEEVNRRLANGEADLSFVVGTSELAAIGICYGAAIAGARVVDVTSANGLLLKMEQIPVISGTRIPMVLNLSTRCVSGPLNIKNDHTDLATMLGMGWIILMAKNVQETYDMNIIALKLAEKVNLPVCVAYDGFHTSHGNRRIMIAKDQQDVRNYIGPKPKRPTCLDFDEPKTFGPYMNDDVINNKYQLHLAMEEAYAALPGMFAEFEAAFGRKYNFLDTYNLEGTDSALMMLNSAAEATKDAIDLAKKAGQSAPALISFNVLRPFPVKEVAQAIGGLKQLMVAERAHQYGAPLSYLASEVSTVAQQNRTDVRIYNRVFGLGGLNFIFRDAQVLMAQLAEAKAGKTIPVFDYYQHWDGDEKFAPAEKIKLPALEQYNQNCKYEKVDMNVLKKLASDMPSRVDKVSSCPGCGIFTNVEMFLKGIDGPTILSFNTGCGMVVSTGYPFTSFKVPYVHSLFHNASSTATGIVEHHKWLKSHGYTDKEITVISIGGDGSSDIGMDQLIGAGLRDTPFIYMEYDNKVYANTGAQMCYSGFKGSLSTTSHVGKSITGKQFHHKDIVEIMRGTNMSYIATIAETNPLDAVRKARRAQQVVREGGMAFIKAFSVCPLNWVTPDDSGPETTQAMLDSCLFPLYEIDHGITTLNFDPKDKKMSVTDALKTMGKATGHLYKAGGEVILAELQKEVDRRWARLKAYAENPIL from the coding sequence ATGAGCGCTATAAAGAAAATTGAACAAGTTCCTGCCGTCTTAAATGGCAACCAAGCTGTTGCCGAAGCCATCATCCATGTTGGCTTTGAATTTGAAGGCTATTATCCGATTACCCCTTCTTCCGACGCCGGCGAAGAAGTAAACCGTCGTCTTGCCAATGGCGAAGCTGACCTTTCGTTTGTTGTTGGTACGTCCGAATTAGCCGCTATCGGCATTTGCTACGGCGCGGCGATTGCTGGTGCGCGCGTGGTCGATGTTACTTCGGCGAACGGCCTTTTGCTGAAAATGGAGCAAATTCCAGTTATTTCTGGAACGCGTATTCCGATGGTGCTCAACCTTTCTACCCGTTGTGTTTCTGGCCCGTTGAACATTAAGAACGACCACACCGACCTTGCGACTATGCTTGGTATGGGCTGGATCATCCTGATGGCGAAAAACGTTCAGGAAACCTATGATATGAACATCATCGCGCTCAAGCTGGCCGAAAAAGTGAACCTGCCGGTTTGCGTTGCCTATGATGGATTCCATACTTCACATGGCAACCGCCGCATTATGATCGCCAAAGATCAGCAAGATGTCCGTAACTACATCGGTCCAAAGCCGAAGCGTCCTACTTGCCTTGACTTTGATGAGCCAAAAACATTTGGCCCATACATGAACGATGATGTTATTAATAACAAGTACCAGCTCCACCTTGCGATGGAAGAGGCGTACGCGGCACTTCCAGGCATGTTTGCAGAGTTTGAAGCCGCATTTGGTCGTAAATATAACTTCCTTGACACCTACAACCTTGAAGGCACTGATAGCGCCCTCATGATGTTGAACAGCGCTGCCGAAGCAACGAAAGACGCTATCGACCTTGCGAAAAAAGCGGGTCAGTCAGCTCCTGCGCTTATTTCTTTCAACGTACTCCGTCCATTCCCAGTGAAAGAAGTGGCGCAAGCTATCGGTGGATTGAAGCAGTTAATGGTTGCAGAACGTGCTCACCAGTACGGCGCACCACTCTCTTACCTTGCGAGCGAAGTTTCTACCGTTGCTCAACAGAATCGTACGGACGTAAGAATCTACAACCGCGTCTTCGGTCTTGGCGGTCTGAACTTCATCTTCCGCGATGCGCAAGTATTGATGGCGCAATTGGCAGAAGCGAAAGCCGGTAAAACTATCCCTGTATTCGATTACTATCAGCATTGGGATGGCGACGAAAAGTTTGCGCCAGCCGAAAAAATCAAACTTCCCGCGCTTGAGCAGTACAACCAGAACTGCAAATACGAAAAAGTTGATATGAACGTCCTCAAGAAGCTCGCTTCTGATATGCCAAGCCGTGTTGATAAAGTATCAAGCTGCCCCGGTTGCGGTATTTTCACGAACGTGGAAATGTTCCTGAAAGGGATCGACGGGCCAACTATCCTGAGCTTTAACACTGGTTGTGGCATGGTTGTTTCGACTGGCTATCCGTTCACTTCATTTAAAGTTCCTTACGTCCACTCACTCTTCCACAACGCCTCATCGACCGCTACTGGGATCGTTGAGCACCACAAGTGGTTAAAATCTCACGGTTATACCGACAAAGAGATCACCGTTATCAGCATTGGTGGCGATGGCTCTTCTGACATTGGGATGGATCAGTTGATCGGCGCTGGACTGCGCGACACGCCATTTATCTATATGGAATATGATAATAAAGTCTATGCGAACACTGGCGCGCAAATGTGTTACAGCGGTTTCAAAGGCTCGCTCTCTACGACGTCGCATGTTGGTAAGAGCATCACTGGAAAGCAGTTCCACCACAAAGATATCGTCGAAATCATGCGTGGCACCAACATGTCATACATTGCGACGATTGCCGAAACCAACCCGCTGGATGCCGTGCGTAAAGCGCGTCGTGCGCAGCAAGTGGTACGCGAAGGTGGTATGGCCTTCATTAAGGCGTTCTCCGTCTGCCCACTCAACTGGGTAACTCCAGACGATAGTGGTCCAGAAACCACACAAGCGATGCTTGATAGCTGCCTCTTCCCACTGTACGAGATCGACCACGGCATCACGACGCTGAACTTCGATCCGAAAGACAAGAAGATGTCTGTCACTGACGCCCTGAAAACCATGGGCAAAGCGACTGGTCACCTGTACAAAGCTGGCGGCGAAGTTATCCTTGCTGAACTCCAGAAAGAAGTTGATCGTCGTTGGGCGCGCCTCAAAGCCTACGCTGAGAACCCAATCCTGTAA
- the ychF gene encoding redox-regulated ATPase YchF, which translates to MGFNCGIVGLPNVGKSTIFNALTKAGAESANYPFCTIDPNVGIVSVPDPRLDKLREIVKPQRTVPTTMEFLDIAGLVKGASQGEGLGNQFLGHIRGTDAIAHIVRCFEDENIVHVGGKVDPACDIEIIETELILADMQSLEKRQERLRKLLKGNNKEAMTELPIVEKLLPHLAKGLPGRSVDLNEEERRIADSFQLLTTKPLLYVCNVSEDEIADYSANPHVAAVRARAEAEGAGVVVLSGKIEAELSELDEAEAAAFLADLGVTESGLNALIREGYKLLDLITYFTAGEKEVRAWTVYKGATAPKAASVIHSDIERGFIRAEVTKYDDVVTFGGMKAAAEAGKMRLEGKEYIVQDGDVIYFRFNV; encoded by the coding sequence ATGGGATTTAACTGTGGCATCGTCGGTTTACCAAATGTCGGCAAATCGACGATTTTTAATGCATTGACCAAAGCTGGTGCCGAAAGCGCCAACTATCCATTCTGCACCATCGACCCAAATGTCGGGATTGTTAGCGTCCCCGATCCCCGCTTAGACAAGCTGCGTGAAATAGTGAAGCCGCAGCGCACGGTTCCTACTACCATGGAATTTCTTGATATTGCCGGACTTGTCAAAGGAGCTTCGCAGGGCGAAGGACTTGGGAACCAGTTCCTTGGCCACATTCGCGGCACCGATGCCATCGCGCATATTGTCCGCTGTTTTGAAGATGAAAACATTGTCCACGTGGGCGGTAAAGTTGATCCAGCTTGTGACATTGAAATTATCGAAACCGAGCTGATTTTGGCTGATATGCAGTCGCTCGAAAAACGCCAAGAGCGGCTGCGCAAACTCCTGAAGGGGAATAATAAAGAGGCCATGACCGAACTGCCGATTGTGGAAAAACTCCTGCCGCACCTTGCCAAAGGATTGCCCGGACGGAGCGTAGATTTGAACGAAGAAGAACGGCGCATTGCTGATTCTTTCCAGTTGCTCACCACAAAACCGCTGTTGTACGTCTGCAACGTGTCGGAAGATGAAATCGCCGACTACTCAGCAAACCCACATGTCGCCGCCGTGCGCGCACGCGCCGAAGCTGAAGGAGCTGGCGTAGTGGTACTTTCTGGCAAAATTGAAGCGGAACTTTCTGAGCTTGACGAAGCCGAAGCCGCCGCATTTCTGGCCGACCTTGGCGTTACCGAAAGTGGCCTGAACGCCCTGATCCGCGAAGGGTATAAACTCCTTGATCTGATTACCTACTTCACCGCTGGGGAGAAAGAAGTACGTGCGTGGACAGTATATAAAGGGGCGACAGCACCGAAAGCGGCGAGCGTGATTCACTCCGACATTGAGCGGGGATTTATCCGCGCCGAAGTGACGAAGTACGACGATGTAGTCACATTTGGCGGGATGAAAGCCGCTGCCGAAGCAGGGAAAATGCGCCTCGAAGGGAAAGAATATATCGTGCAGGATGGGGATGTCATCTATTTCCGGTTTAATGTGTGA
- the argB gene encoding acetylglutamate kinase has protein sequence MQHLIDKANVLMEALPYIKRFYGKTIVIKYGGNAMVDEDLKRNFALDIIMMKYIGINPVVVHGGGPQIGETLKRMGKSTEFVQGLRVTDDDTMNIVEMVLVGKVNKEIVGLINQNGGHAVGLSGRDGHLIRAKKMFVTKPSPETQRPEIIDIGMVGEVEYVRPDIIHTIVRDNFIPVIAPVGEGADGKAYNINADYVAGAIAGAIKAEKMVLLTDIEGVKGADGELLRSLSLSQVDALIASGVIHGGMLPKVDTCRHAIHAGVPKVHIIDGRARHSVLLEIFTDAGIGTEIHAG, from the coding sequence ATGCAACACCTCATCGACAAAGCCAACGTCCTTATGGAAGCCCTGCCGTACATCAAACGTTTTTACGGCAAAACCATCGTGATTAAATACGGCGGTAACGCTATGGTCGACGAAGACCTGAAGCGTAATTTCGCGCTCGATATCATTATGATGAAATATATCGGCATCAACCCTGTGGTAGTGCACGGCGGTGGGCCACAGATTGGCGAAACACTGAAGCGCATGGGCAAGAGCACAGAGTTTGTGCAGGGGCTGCGGGTAACGGACGACGACACAATGAACATCGTGGAAATGGTGTTGGTCGGCAAGGTGAACAAGGAAATTGTTGGGCTCATCAATCAGAATGGCGGTCACGCGGTCGGTCTTTCCGGTCGCGATGGTCATCTGATACGTGCCAAAAAGATGTTTGTCACCAAGCCATCGCCAGAAACGCAACGGCCAGAAATCATTGATATTGGCATGGTGGGTGAGGTGGAATACGTCCGTCCTGACATTATCCACACGATCGTGCGGGATAATTTTATTCCGGTGATTGCGCCGGTGGGCGAAGGTGCCGACGGTAAGGCGTATAATATCAACGCCGATTATGTGGCGGGGGCGATTGCGGGAGCAATCAAAGCGGAAAAGATGGTGTTATTGACCGATATTGAAGGGGTGAAGGGAGCAGATGGAGAATTGCTCCGGTCATTGTCGCTTTCGCAGGTTGATGCGCTGATTGCTTCTGGTGTGATCCACGGCGGTATGTTGCCGAAGGTTGATACCTGTCGCCATGCGATTCATGCCGGTGTTCCAAAGGTGCACATCATCGATGGTCGAGCACGCCATTCGGTACTGCTGGAAATTTTCACTGATGCCGGCATTGGCACCGAAATTCACGCGGGTTGA
- the asnS gene encoding asparagine--tRNA ligase has protein sequence MAVYSVRQLLSGEAVNQAVTVRGFVRSRRTSKSCSFIALHDGSAFGTLQIVAEQPEGELHAVTTGAAIIVTGVLVASPAVGQPFEVHAESIEVVGLADAETYPLQKKRHTLEYLRTMPHLRPRTNLLNAVFRLRSFLAQAVHAYFAERGFHYVTTPIITASDCEGAGEQFTVTTLKALHAQTDFADDFFGQQVSLTVSGQLEGEAMALALGKIYTFGPTFRSENSNTSRHLSEFWMIEPEMAFADLQDDMALAEDFVRTLIIKALDQYGSELAFFDQFVEKGLVARLEAVAAGTFAHLTYTEAIDVLSKAPRTFAFPVAWGCDLQSEHERYLSEEYCRAPVFVTDYPAAIKAFYMKENSDGRTVRAMDLLVPGIGEIIGGSQREDNEERLRQRMVAIGVDPVRMDWYLELRRFGGAPHAGFGMGFERFVQYVSGMQNIRDVIPFPRAPRTV, from the coding sequence GTGGCGGTCTATTCGGTTCGTCAGTTGCTTTCCGGGGAAGCGGTCAATCAAGCGGTTACGGTGCGGGGCTTTGTCCGTAGTCGCCGCACTTCTAAGAGTTGTTCATTTATCGCGCTGCATGATGGGTCGGCATTTGGCACATTACAGATTGTGGCCGAGCAGCCGGAAGGCGAGCTGCACGCGGTGACGACGGGAGCGGCGATTATTGTCACGGGGGTTTTGGTCGCGTCGCCCGCGGTAGGGCAGCCTTTTGAAGTGCATGCAGAGTCGATCGAAGTGGTGGGCCTTGCGGATGCGGAAACGTATCCGCTGCAAAAAAAGCGGCACACACTGGAATACCTGCGCACGATGCCGCATTTGCGACCGCGCACAAATCTTTTGAATGCGGTGTTTCGTCTGCGCTCATTTTTGGCGCAAGCGGTGCATGCCTATTTTGCCGAGCGTGGTTTTCACTATGTGACCACGCCAATCATTACGGCGAGCGATTGCGAAGGGGCGGGGGAGCAATTTACCGTGACGACGCTGAAGGCGTTGCATGCCCAAACCGACTTTGCTGATGATTTTTTTGGGCAACAGGTGTCGCTGACGGTCAGTGGGCAACTGGAAGGGGAGGCAATGGCGCTGGCGCTCGGAAAGATCTACACTTTTGGGCCGACGTTCCGCTCAGAAAATTCCAATACATCGCGCCATTTATCGGAATTTTGGATGATTGAGCCGGAAATGGCGTTTGCTGATTTGCAGGACGATATGGCGCTGGCGGAAGACTTTGTCCGGACGTTGATTATCAAAGCACTCGATCAGTATGGAAGCGAGTTGGCGTTTTTCGATCAATTTGTCGAAAAAGGGTTAGTGGCGCGTTTGGAAGCGGTTGCGGCGGGGACGTTCGCTCATCTTACTTACACCGAAGCGATTGATGTTTTGAGTAAAGCGCCGCGTACGTTTGCTTTTCCTGTGGCTTGGGGCTGCGATCTGCAATCAGAGCATGAGCGCTATTTAAGCGAGGAGTATTGCCGAGCGCCAGTCTTCGTGACCGACTACCCAGCGGCCATCAAGGCTTTTTACATGAAAGAAAACAGTGATGGCAGAACTGTCCGCGCGATGGATTTACTCGTGCCGGGTATCGGTGAAATTATTGGCGGTTCGCAGCGCGAAGATAACGAAGAGCGTTTGCGTCAGCGGATGGTTGCGATTGGGGTTGATCCGGTGCGGATGGATTGGTATTTGGAGTTGCGTCGTTTTGGTGGCGCCCCTCATGCGGGATTCGGGATGGGATTTGAGCGTTTTGTGCAGTATGTCAGCGGGATGCAGAATATCCGTGATGTGATTCCCTTTCCGCGTGCGCCGCGGACGGTGTAG
- a CDS encoding ammonium transporter, producing MGHELQASADVLFMMLGAVMVFAMHGGFAFLEVGTVRRKSQVNALMKILSDWSFSTIAYFFIGFPIAYGITFFGGAAELIGSNQGFDLVRFFFLLTFAAAIPAIISGGIAERAKFWPQVMAAVVFVAFVYPFFERMIWGIGTEGGLQEWLTALTGEGLHDYAGSIVVHSMGGWLALPAILLLGPRKGRYRDGKSQFIPVSNIPFLALGSWMLAVGWFGFNVMSAQSLVGISGLVAMNSLFAMVGGVIAALVFSKNDPGFVHNGALAGLVAVCAGSDIMHPLGALATGAIAGGLFIVAFLYANEKWKIDDVLGVWPLHGVCGTWGGIAAGIFGQQALGGLGGVSLISQTIGALAAIIVAVVASYIVYAVLKKTVGIRMDEEAEYRGADVAIHNIGAYPEDAVKVARS from the coding sequence ATGGGCCACGAGCTACAAGCCTCAGCAGACGTTCTTTTTATGATGTTAGGAGCCGTCATGGTCTTTGCCATGCACGGCGGTTTTGCCTTCCTCGAAGTCGGAACCGTGCGACGCAAAAGCCAAGTCAACGCCCTCATGAAGATTTTATCAGACTGGTCATTCTCAACAATTGCCTATTTTTTCATCGGATTTCCGATTGCGTACGGCATAACCTTCTTTGGTGGCGCCGCCGAACTCATCGGATCAAACCAAGGATTCGACCTCGTCCGCTTCTTCTTCTTACTCACCTTTGCCGCCGCCATCCCTGCCATTATTTCCGGCGGGATTGCCGAACGGGCAAAATTTTGGCCACAAGTCATGGCAGCTGTCGTATTTGTTGCCTTCGTCTACCCGTTCTTTGAGCGGATGATCTGGGGTATCGGCACCGAAGGCGGATTACAAGAATGGCTCACCGCCCTTACTGGCGAAGGACTCCACGATTACGCAGGCTCTATTGTCGTTCACTCGATGGGCGGTTGGCTGGCACTCCCAGCGATTCTCCTTCTCGGCCCACGCAAAGGGAGATACCGCGACGGGAAAAGCCAATTCATTCCCGTCAGCAATATCCCTTTCCTTGCGCTCGGCAGCTGGATGCTGGCGGTCGGCTGGTTTGGCTTTAACGTCATGAGCGCACAATCACTCGTAGGTATCTCTGGGCTGGTTGCCATGAATTCGCTATTCGCTATGGTCGGTGGGGTCATTGCGGCACTCGTCTTTTCGAAAAATGACCCTGGATTCGTCCATAACGGTGCCCTTGCTGGGCTTGTTGCCGTCTGTGCAGGCTCCGACATCATGCACCCACTTGGCGCACTCGCCACCGGAGCTATTGCTGGCGGACTCTTCATTGTCGCCTTCTTGTATGCGAATGAAAAATGGAAAATCGACGACGTGCTCGGCGTCTGGCCGCTGCACGGGGTGTGTGGCACATGGGGCGGCATTGCCGCTGGAATCTTCGGCCAACAAGCACTGGGAGGACTTGGCGGCGTTAGCCTCATCTCGCAAACGATCGGCGCACTCGCGGCGATCATCGTTGCGGTTGTCGCCAGCTATATCGTCTATGCCGTTCTCAAGAAAACAGTAGGAATACGCATGGATGAAGAGGCTGAATACCGCGGTGCCGACGTAGCGATTCACAATATTGGTGCCTATCCAGAAGATGCCGTAAAAGTCGCACGATCATAA